A stretch of Arachis hypogaea cultivar Tifrunner chromosome 15, arahy.Tifrunner.gnm2.J5K5, whole genome shotgun sequence DNA encodes these proteins:
- the LOC112750840 gene encoding probable cyclic nucleotide-gated ion channel 20, chloroplastic, whose translation MASFEKDEEPMLLETRGPRSDEHVDSNFRRLVTRTRSASMSIPMVSMESSDREATFVGHTGPLRTVRKTPFPQMSGPLYPTQGTGNPLQRSRVVAGNNVGESRTERFRNTGESHWNNNNDRKNEHLLRSGQLGMCNDPYCTTCPANFKAAQQGNSRTLYRRDPVFHNVLYGDAKGFARKVYSFFSSHIPGVMNPHNKVVQQWNKALAISCLVAIFLDPLFFFLLNAREDLKCIVINWPMTATLVLFRSLNDAIYFLNILLQFRLAYVSPESTVVGAGDLVDHPKKIALHYLWGYFLLDLFIVIPLPQIMLYFIIPTYLGFSGANYAKNLLRAAILAQYMPRLFRFLPLLIGQSPTGFIFESAWGNFIINLLIFMLSGHVVGSCWYLFGLQRVNQCFRNACSNSTLPGCKNYIDCGLSTDTPIEWHNNENATNCLNSSSGVFEYGIYANAVRLTTETNVVKKYVYALFWGFQQISTLAGNQTPSYFVWEVLFTMAIIGLGLLLFALLIGNIQNFLQGLGRRRLEMQLRGRDVEQWMSHRRLPEGLRRRVRQAERYNWAATRGVNEEILLENMPEDLQRDVRRHLFKFITKVRIFALMDEPILDAICERLRQKIYIKGSNILYQGGLVEKMVFVVRGKLESIGEDGTKINLTEGDACGEELLRWYLENSSVSTDGRKVRLPGQRLPSSRTVTCITNVEAFSLRAADLEEVTIIFTRFLRSPRVQGALRYESPYWRSLAASRIQVAWRYRKKRLNRAASQLD comes from the exons ATGGCTAGCTTTGAGAAAGATGAGGAGCCAATGCTGTTAGAAACACGTGGGCCGCGATCTGATGAACATGTGGATTCTAATTTCCGGAGGCTTGTGACAAGGACACGAAGTGCATCAATGTCGATTCCCATGGTCTCCATGGAATCATCCGACAGAGAAGCTACTTTTGTGGGGCATACTGGTCCACTACGTACTGTGAGAAAAACCCCTTTTCCTCAAATGAGTGGTCCACTCTATCCCACCCAAGGAACTGGAAATCCTTTACAGCGTAGCAGAGTTGTGGCAGGAAACAATGTAGGGGAGAGCAGGACAGAAAGGTTCCGCAACACAGGTGAAAGTCATTGGAATAACAACAATGATAGGAAGAATGAACACTTACTGAGGTCTGGGCAATTGGGAATGTGTAACGATCCTTATTGTACTACTTGCCCTGCTAACTTTAAGGCTGCCCAACAAGGAAATTCAAGAACTTTGTATAGACGTGATCCCGTG TTCCATAATGTTCTCTATGGAGATGCCAAGGGTTTCGCTAGAAAAGTTTACTCATTTTTCTCTTCTCATATTCCTGGAGTTATGAATCCTCACAATAAAGTTGTGCAACAATGGAACAAGGCTTTGGCTATTTCTTGTTTGGTGGCAATTTTTCTAGatccattatttttcttcttactgAATGCGCGGGAG gATTTGAAATGTATTGTTATCAACTGGCCAATGACAGCTACACTTGTTTTGTTTAGAAGCTTGAATGATGCCATATATTTCTTGAACATTCTTCTTCAG TTTAGGTTGGCTTATGTTTCTCCCGAGTCAACAGTGGTTGGTGCCGGAGATTTAGTTGACCATCCGAAGAAAATTGCTTTACATTACCTATGGGGCTATTTTTTGCTTGATTTATTTATTGTGATTCCCCTTCCTCAG ATAATGCTTTATTTCATTATACCAACCTACTTGGGTTTCTCAGGGGCAAATTATGCTAAGAATCTTCTGCGTGCAGCTATCCTTGCGCAATACATGCCTAGACTATTCAGGTTTCTGCCTTTGCTAATTGGCCAGTCTCCAACAGGGTTCATATTTGAGTCGGCATGGGGGAATTTTATTATAAATCTTCTTATTTTTATGCTATCGGGACATGTTGTTGGCTCTTGCTGGTACCTCTTTGGCCTACAA AGGGTTAATCAATGTTTTCGAAACGCCTGCTCTAATTCTACTCTTCCTGGATGCAAGAATTACATTGATTGTGGCCTGTCTACCGACACACCAATTGAGTGGCATAATAATGAAAATGCCACTAATTGTttgaactccagttctggtgttttTGAATATGGGATTTATGCCAATGCTGTAAGACTTACCACAGAAACTAATGTGGTCAAGAAATATGTGTATGCTCTGTTTTGGGGTTTCCAG CAAATAAGTACTCTTGCTGGTAATCAAACCCCAAGCTATTTTGTGTGGGAAGTCCTGTTCACAATGGCCATCATAGGGCTAGGACTCTTGCTTTTCGCACTTCTTATtggaaacatacaaaattttcTTCAAGGCCTTGGGCGAAG GAGATTGGAAATGCAACTTAGAGGCCGTGATGTTGAGCAATGGATGAGCCATCGTCGCTTACCAGAAGGTCTAAGAAG GAGAGTAAGACAAGCTGAACGATATAATTGGGCTGCAACAAGAGGGGTAAATGAAGAAATTCTTCTAGAGAATATGCCAGAAGATCTCCAAAGAGACGTAAGACGCCATCTGTTCAAATTTATCACGAAA GTTCGAATTTTCGCCTTGATGGATGAGCCCATCTTGGATGCCATTTGTGAGAGGCTTAGACAAAAGATATACATAAAAGGAAGTAATATCTTGTATCAAGGTGGTCTAGTGGAGAAGATGGTCTTTGTTGTGCGTGGGAAATTGGAGAGCATTGGAGAAGATGGAACTAAAATTAACTTAACCGAAGgggatgcttgtggtgaagaacTCTTGAGATGGTATCTAGAGAATTCATCAGTTAGCACAG ATGGTAGAAAAGTAAGGCTACCTGGACAAAGGTTGCCGAGCAGCAGGACAGTAACGTGCATAACAAACGTGGAGGCATTTTCACTCCGAGCTGCTGACCTTGAAGAAGTAACGATCATTTTCACTAGATTCTTGCGGAGTCCACGTGTTCAAGGAGCTCTAAG ATACGAGTCGCCTTATTGGAGATCCCTTGCAGCAAGCCGAATTCAGGTTGCATGGAGATACAGGAAGAAACGACTAAACCGTGCCGCGTCACAACTAGATTAG